Proteins from one Clupea harengus chromosome 17, Ch_v2.0.2, whole genome shotgun sequence genomic window:
- the picalmb gene encoding phosphatidylinositol binding clathrin assembly protein b isoform X4, giving the protein MMSGQSITDRITAAQHSVTGSAVSKTVCKATTHEIMGPKKKHLDYLIHCTNEMNVNIPQLADSLFERTTNTSWVVVFKSLITTHHLMVYGNERFVQYLASRNTLFNLSNFLDKSGLQGYDMSTFIRRYSRYLNEKAVSYRQVAFDFTKVKRGVDGVMRTMNTEKLLKTIPIIQNQMDALLDFNVNANELSNGVINAGFMLLFKDSIRLFAAYNEGIINLLEKYFDMKKVQCKEGLDIYKKFLTRMTRISEFLKVAEQVGIDRGDIPDLSQAPSSLLEALEQHLASLEGKKVKDSTAASRASTLSNAVSSLANTGMSFTKVDEREKQAALEEEQARLKALKRLKELSKRPSFGTTDTSPISTTGGSISTASAMDLFSTPSCSNGALKMENDLFDLQTTFHSTVQPSTSVASGWGDPFSSSEAVDDAIPNLNPFLSKLVVEAAPAPVVSPEGLSFSSRTAGHDMFGDQYNPFIDPSSSISTNYKRTVRIESLLSDSFGSASALQHLPNPPPFPQEPSAATGLFRGYSMPSAPPQTAAPLQVDFESVFGSNAGSSSQDSDDLTGGILKPTMASSGQLHIPNLPDRLVSDDLDSSLANLVGSLGIGNGTTKNDIHWTQPGEKKLTGGMHWQPKAAPTTTWNPVSMPPSVMAFPATTPTGMMAYGMPPQMGSMGMMTQPTMMYSQPVMRPSNPFGSVSSAQPSAASSPSSQSPLRGPGQDPFAQLSLKDFL; this is encoded by the exons ATGATGTCGGGGCAGAGCATTACGGACAGGATAACTGCAGCTCAACACAGCGTTACCGGATCAGCCGTCTCCAAAACAGTATGCAAGGCAACAACGCACGAAATTATGGGTCccaaaaagaaacatttggACT ACCTGATCCACTGTACCAATGAGATGAATGTAAACATCCCTCAGCTGGCCGACTCCCTGTTTGAGAGGACCACCAACACCAGCTGGGTCGTCGTCTTCAAGTCCCtcatcaccacacaccacctcatggTCTACGGCaacgag CGCTTTGTCCAGTACCTGGCCTCAAGGAACACATTATTCAACCTCAGTAACTTCCTGGATAAAAGTGGATTACAAG GCTATGACATGTCCACCTTCATCAGGAGGTATAGCCGCTACCTGAATGAGAAGGCAGTGTCATACCGACAGGTGGCATTTGACTTCACTAAAGTAAAGCGAGG ggtggacGGTGTAATGAGGACGATGAACACAGAGAAGCTTCTTAAGACCATCCCCATCATCCAGAATCAGATGGACGCGCTGCTGGACTTCAac GTCAACGCTAACGAGCTCAGTAATGGGGTCATCAATGCAGGCTTCATGCTGCTGTTCAAAGACTCCATCAGGCTCTTCGCCGCCTATAACGAAGGCATCATCAACCTGCTGG AGAAATACTTTGACATGAAGAAAGTGCAGTGCAAAGAGGGCCTGGACATCTACAAGAAGTTCCTGACCAGGATGACCCGCATCTCGGAGTTCTTGAAGGTGGCCGAG caGGTGGGGATCGATCGAGGGGACATCCCAGACCTGTCCCAG gcTCCCAGCAGTCTCCTGGAGGCTCTTGAGCAGCACCTGGCCTCGTTGGAGGGGAAGAAGGTGAAGGACTCCACAGCCGCCAGCAG ggCCAGCACCCTGTCCAACGCCGTGTCCTCTCTCGCCAACACCGGCATGTCCTTCACCAAAGTGGACGAGCGGGAGAAGCAGGCCGctctggaggaggagcaggcacGCCTCAAAGCCCTCAAG AGACTGAAGGAGCTGTCCAAGAGGCCGTCGTTtggcaccacagacacatctccCATCTCCACCACCGGGGGCAGCATCAGCACGGCTTCTGCCATGGACCTCTTCTCCACACCCAGCTGCTCAAACGG TGCCCTGAAGATGGAGAACGACCTGTTTGACCTTCAGACGACCTTCCACTCCACAGTGCAGCCGAGCACCTCTGTGGCTTCTGGATGGGGAG atcctttctcttcctctgaggCGGTCGATGACGCCATTCCAAACCTTAACCCTTTCCTAAGCAAGCTTGTTGTTGAGGCAGCCCCTGCCCCCGTAGTGTCCCCCGAGGGACTTAGTTTCTCCTCTAGGACTGCAGGGCATGACATGTTTGGTG ATCAATACAATCCCTTTATTGACCCAAGCTCATCTatttcaaccaattacaaacgCACAGTGCGGATAGAAAGCTTACTCTCAG ACTCGTTCGGCTCCGCCTCCGCGCTCCAGCACCTCCCCAACCCGCCCCCCTTCCCGCAGGAGCCCTCTGCTGCAACTGGTCTCTTTAGAG GGTACTCCAtgccctccgcccccccccagACGGCGGCCCCTCTGCAGGTGGACTTTGAGTCGGTGTTCGGTTCCAACGCTGGCTCCAGCAGCCAAGACTCTGATG acCTCACCGGCGGAATCCTGAAACCCACCATGGCGTCCTCTGGCCAACTCCACATCCCCAATCTGCCAGACAGACTCGTGTCTGACGACCTGGACTCCTCCCTCGCCAACCTGGTCGGCA GTCTAGGGATTGGAAACGGCACCACAAAGAA tGATATCCACTGGACCCAGCCCGGAGAGAAGAAGCTGACCGGGGGAATGCACTGGCAACCCAAAGCTGCTCCCACGACCACATGGAACCCTGTTTCTATG CCTCCCTCTGTCATGGCCTTCCCTGCCACCACCCCCACTGGCATGATGGCCTATGGCAtg CCACCTCAGATGGGCTCTATGGGGATGATGACTCAGCCCACCATGATGTACTCCCAGCCCGTCATGAGGCCGTCCAACCCCTTTGGCTCCGTCTCCAGCGCACAG cccTCAGCTGCGTCTAGCCCCTCCAGTCAAAGCCCCCTCCGTGGGCCTGGACAGGACCCCTttgcacagctctctctcaaGGACTTCCTGTAG
- the picalmb gene encoding phosphatidylinositol binding clathrin assembly protein b isoform X3 yields the protein MMSGQSITDRITAAQHSVTGSAVSKTVCKATTHEIMGPKKKHLDYLIHCTNEMNVNIPQLADSLFERTTNTSWVVVFKSLITTHHLMVYGNERFVQYLASRNTLFNLSNFLDKSGLQGYDMSTFIRRYSRYLNEKAVSYRQVAFDFTKVKRGVDGVMRTMNTEKLLKTIPIIQNQMDALLDFNVNANELSNGVINAGFMLLFKDSIRLFAAYNEGIINLLEKYFDMKKVQCKEGLDIYKKFLTRMTRISEFLKVAEQVGIDRGDIPDLSQAPSSLLEALEQHLASLEGKKVKDSTAASRASTLSNAVSSLANTGMSFTKVDEREKQAALEEEQARLKALKEQRLKELSKRPSFGTTDTSPISTTGGSISTASAMDLFSTPSCSNGALKMENDLFDLQTTFHSTVQPSTSVASGWGDPFSSSEAVDDAIPNLNPFLSKLVVEAAPAPVVSPEGLSFSSRTAGHDMFGDQYNPFIDPSSSISTNYKRTVRIESLLSDSFGSASALQHLPNPPPFPQEPSAATGLFRGYSMPSAPPQTAAPLQVDFESVFGSNAGSSSQDSDDLTGGILKPTMASSGQLHIPNLPDRLVSDDLDSSLANLVGSLGIGNGTTKNDIHWTQPGEKKLTGGMHWQPKAAPTTTWNPVSMPPSVMAFPATTPTGMMAYGMPPQMGSMGMMTQPTMMYSQPVMRPSNPFGSVSSAQPSAASSPSSQSPLRGPGQDPFAQLSLKDFL from the exons ATGATGTCGGGGCAGAGCATTACGGACAGGATAACTGCAGCTCAACACAGCGTTACCGGATCAGCCGTCTCCAAAACAGTATGCAAGGCAACAACGCACGAAATTATGGGTCccaaaaagaaacatttggACT ACCTGATCCACTGTACCAATGAGATGAATGTAAACATCCCTCAGCTGGCCGACTCCCTGTTTGAGAGGACCACCAACACCAGCTGGGTCGTCGTCTTCAAGTCCCtcatcaccacacaccacctcatggTCTACGGCaacgag CGCTTTGTCCAGTACCTGGCCTCAAGGAACACATTATTCAACCTCAGTAACTTCCTGGATAAAAGTGGATTACAAG GCTATGACATGTCCACCTTCATCAGGAGGTATAGCCGCTACCTGAATGAGAAGGCAGTGTCATACCGACAGGTGGCATTTGACTTCACTAAAGTAAAGCGAGG ggtggacGGTGTAATGAGGACGATGAACACAGAGAAGCTTCTTAAGACCATCCCCATCATCCAGAATCAGATGGACGCGCTGCTGGACTTCAac GTCAACGCTAACGAGCTCAGTAATGGGGTCATCAATGCAGGCTTCATGCTGCTGTTCAAAGACTCCATCAGGCTCTTCGCCGCCTATAACGAAGGCATCATCAACCTGCTGG AGAAATACTTTGACATGAAGAAAGTGCAGTGCAAAGAGGGCCTGGACATCTACAAGAAGTTCCTGACCAGGATGACCCGCATCTCGGAGTTCTTGAAGGTGGCCGAG caGGTGGGGATCGATCGAGGGGACATCCCAGACCTGTCCCAG gcTCCCAGCAGTCTCCTGGAGGCTCTTGAGCAGCACCTGGCCTCGTTGGAGGGGAAGAAGGTGAAGGACTCCACAGCCGCCAGCAG ggCCAGCACCCTGTCCAACGCCGTGTCCTCTCTCGCCAACACCGGCATGTCCTTCACCAAAGTGGACGAGCGGGAGAAGCAGGCCGctctggaggaggagcaggcacGCCTCAAAGCCCTCAAG GAGCAGAGACTGAAGGAGCTGTCCAAGAGGCCGTCGTTtggcaccacagacacatctccCATCTCCACCACCGGGGGCAGCATCAGCACGGCTTCTGCCATGGACCTCTTCTCCACACCCAGCTGCTCAAACGG TGCCCTGAAGATGGAGAACGACCTGTTTGACCTTCAGACGACCTTCCACTCCACAGTGCAGCCGAGCACCTCTGTGGCTTCTGGATGGGGAG atcctttctcttcctctgaggCGGTCGATGACGCCATTCCAAACCTTAACCCTTTCCTAAGCAAGCTTGTTGTTGAGGCAGCCCCTGCCCCCGTAGTGTCCCCCGAGGGACTTAGTTTCTCCTCTAGGACTGCAGGGCATGACATGTTTGGTG ATCAATACAATCCCTTTATTGACCCAAGCTCATCTatttcaaccaattacaaacgCACAGTGCGGATAGAAAGCTTACTCTCAG ACTCGTTCGGCTCCGCCTCCGCGCTCCAGCACCTCCCCAACCCGCCCCCCTTCCCGCAGGAGCCCTCTGCTGCAACTGGTCTCTTTAGAG GGTACTCCAtgccctccgcccccccccagACGGCGGCCCCTCTGCAGGTGGACTTTGAGTCGGTGTTCGGTTCCAACGCTGGCTCCAGCAGCCAAGACTCTGATG acCTCACCGGCGGAATCCTGAAACCCACCATGGCGTCCTCTGGCCAACTCCACATCCCCAATCTGCCAGACAGACTCGTGTCTGACGACCTGGACTCCTCCCTCGCCAACCTGGTCGGCA GTCTAGGGATTGGAAACGGCACCACAAAGAA tGATATCCACTGGACCCAGCCCGGAGAGAAGAAGCTGACCGGGGGAATGCACTGGCAACCCAAAGCTGCTCCCACGACCACATGGAACCCTGTTTCTATG CCTCCCTCTGTCATGGCCTTCCCTGCCACCACCCCCACTGGCATGATGGCCTATGGCAtg CCACCTCAGATGGGCTCTATGGGGATGATGACTCAGCCCACCATGATGTACTCCCAGCCCGTCATGAGGCCGTCCAACCCCTTTGGCTCCGTCTCCAGCGCACAG cccTCAGCTGCGTCTAGCCCCTCCAGTCAAAGCCCCCTCCGTGGGCCTGGACAGGACCCCTttgcacagctctctctcaaGGACTTCCTGTAG
- the picalmb gene encoding phosphatidylinositol binding clathrin assembly protein b isoform X2, with the protein MMSGQSITDRITAAQHSVTGSAVSKTVCKATTHEIMGPKKKHLDYLIHCTNEMNVNIPQLADSLFERTTNTSWVVVFKSLITTHHLMVYGNERFVQYLASRNTLFNLSNFLDKSGLQGYDMSTFIRRYSRYLNEKAVSYRQVAFDFTKVKRGVDGVMRTMNTEKLLKTIPIIQNQMDALLDFNVNANELSNGVINAGFMLLFKDSIRLFAAYNEGIINLLEKYFDMKKVQCKEGLDIYKKFLTRMTRISEFLKVAEQVGIDRGDIPDLSQFTVCAPSSLLEALEQHLASLEGKKVKDSTAASRASTLSNAVSSLANTGMSFTKVDEREKQAALEEEQARLKALKRLKELSKRPSFGTTDTSPISTTGGSISTASAMDLFSTPSCSNGALKMENDLFDLQTTFHSTVQPSTSVASGWGDPFSSSEAVDDAIPNLNPFLSKLVVEAAPAPVVSPEGLSFSSRTAGHDMFGDQYNPFIDPSSSISTNYKRTVRIESLLSDSFGSASALQHLPNPPPFPQEPSAATGLFRGYSMPSAPPQTAAPLQVDFESVFGSNAGSSSQDSDDLTGGILKPTMASSGQLHIPNLPDRLVSDDLDSSLANLVGSLGIGNGTTKNDIHWTQPGEKKLTGGMHWQPKAAPTTTWNPVSMPPSVMAFPATTPTGMMAYGMPPQMGSMGMMTQPTMMYSQPVMRPSNPFGSVSSAQPSAASSPSSQSPLRGPGQDPFAQLSLKDFL; encoded by the exons ATGATGTCGGGGCAGAGCATTACGGACAGGATAACTGCAGCTCAACACAGCGTTACCGGATCAGCCGTCTCCAAAACAGTATGCAAGGCAACAACGCACGAAATTATGGGTCccaaaaagaaacatttggACT ACCTGATCCACTGTACCAATGAGATGAATGTAAACATCCCTCAGCTGGCCGACTCCCTGTTTGAGAGGACCACCAACACCAGCTGGGTCGTCGTCTTCAAGTCCCtcatcaccacacaccacctcatggTCTACGGCaacgag CGCTTTGTCCAGTACCTGGCCTCAAGGAACACATTATTCAACCTCAGTAACTTCCTGGATAAAAGTGGATTACAAG GCTATGACATGTCCACCTTCATCAGGAGGTATAGCCGCTACCTGAATGAGAAGGCAGTGTCATACCGACAGGTGGCATTTGACTTCACTAAAGTAAAGCGAGG ggtggacGGTGTAATGAGGACGATGAACACAGAGAAGCTTCTTAAGACCATCCCCATCATCCAGAATCAGATGGACGCGCTGCTGGACTTCAac GTCAACGCTAACGAGCTCAGTAATGGGGTCATCAATGCAGGCTTCATGCTGCTGTTCAAAGACTCCATCAGGCTCTTCGCCGCCTATAACGAAGGCATCATCAACCTGCTGG AGAAATACTTTGACATGAAGAAAGTGCAGTGCAAAGAGGGCCTGGACATCTACAAGAAGTTCCTGACCAGGATGACCCGCATCTCGGAGTTCTTGAAGGTGGCCGAG caGGTGGGGATCGATCGAGGGGACATCCCAGACCTGTCCCAG TTCACGgtgtgt gcTCCCAGCAGTCTCCTGGAGGCTCTTGAGCAGCACCTGGCCTCGTTGGAGGGGAAGAAGGTGAAGGACTCCACAGCCGCCAGCAG ggCCAGCACCCTGTCCAACGCCGTGTCCTCTCTCGCCAACACCGGCATGTCCTTCACCAAAGTGGACGAGCGGGAGAAGCAGGCCGctctggaggaggagcaggcacGCCTCAAAGCCCTCAAG AGACTGAAGGAGCTGTCCAAGAGGCCGTCGTTtggcaccacagacacatctccCATCTCCACCACCGGGGGCAGCATCAGCACGGCTTCTGCCATGGACCTCTTCTCCACACCCAGCTGCTCAAACGG TGCCCTGAAGATGGAGAACGACCTGTTTGACCTTCAGACGACCTTCCACTCCACAGTGCAGCCGAGCACCTCTGTGGCTTCTGGATGGGGAG atcctttctcttcctctgaggCGGTCGATGACGCCATTCCAAACCTTAACCCTTTCCTAAGCAAGCTTGTTGTTGAGGCAGCCCCTGCCCCCGTAGTGTCCCCCGAGGGACTTAGTTTCTCCTCTAGGACTGCAGGGCATGACATGTTTGGTG ATCAATACAATCCCTTTATTGACCCAAGCTCATCTatttcaaccaattacaaacgCACAGTGCGGATAGAAAGCTTACTCTCAG ACTCGTTCGGCTCCGCCTCCGCGCTCCAGCACCTCCCCAACCCGCCCCCCTTCCCGCAGGAGCCCTCTGCTGCAACTGGTCTCTTTAGAG GGTACTCCAtgccctccgcccccccccagACGGCGGCCCCTCTGCAGGTGGACTTTGAGTCGGTGTTCGGTTCCAACGCTGGCTCCAGCAGCCAAGACTCTGATG acCTCACCGGCGGAATCCTGAAACCCACCATGGCGTCCTCTGGCCAACTCCACATCCCCAATCTGCCAGACAGACTCGTGTCTGACGACCTGGACTCCTCCCTCGCCAACCTGGTCGGCA GTCTAGGGATTGGAAACGGCACCACAAAGAA tGATATCCACTGGACCCAGCCCGGAGAGAAGAAGCTGACCGGGGGAATGCACTGGCAACCCAAAGCTGCTCCCACGACCACATGGAACCCTGTTTCTATG CCTCCCTCTGTCATGGCCTTCCCTGCCACCACCCCCACTGGCATGATGGCCTATGGCAtg CCACCTCAGATGGGCTCTATGGGGATGATGACTCAGCCCACCATGATGTACTCCCAGCCCGTCATGAGGCCGTCCAACCCCTTTGGCTCCGTCTCCAGCGCACAG cccTCAGCTGCGTCTAGCCCCTCCAGTCAAAGCCCCCTCCGTGGGCCTGGACAGGACCCCTttgcacagctctctctcaaGGACTTCCTGTAG
- the picalmb gene encoding phosphatidylinositol binding clathrin assembly protein b isoform X8 produces MMSGQSITDRITAAQHSVTGSAVSKTVCKATTHEIMGPKKKHLDYLIHCTNEMNVNIPQLADSLFERTTNTSWVVVFKSLITTHHLMVYGNERFVQYLASRNTLFNLSNFLDKSGLQGYDMSTFIRRYSRYLNEKAVSYRQVAFDFTKVKRGVDGVMRTMNTEKLLKTIPIIQNQMDALLDFNVNANELSNGVINAGFMLLFKDSIRLFAAYNEGIINLLEKYFDMKKVQCKEGLDIYKKFLTRMTRISEFLKVAEQVGIDRGDIPDLSQFTVCAPSSLLEALEQHLASLEGKKVKDSTAASRASTLSNAVSSLANTGMSFTKVDEREKQAALEEEQARLKALKEQRLKELSKRPSFGTTDTSPISTTGGSISTASAMDLFSTPSCSNGALKMENDLFDLQTTFHSTVQPSTSVASGWGDSFGSASALQHLPNPPPFPQEPSAATGLFRGYSMPSAPPQTAAPLQVDFESVFGSNAGSSSQDSDDLTGGILKPTMASSGQLHIPNLPDRLVSDDLDSSLANLVGSLGIGNGTTKNDIHWTQPGEKKLTGGMHWQPKAAPTTTWNPVSMPPSVMAFPATTPTGMMAYGMPPQMGSMGMMTQPTMMYSQPVMRPSNPFGSVSSAQPSAASSPSSQSPLRGPGQDPFAQLSLKDFL; encoded by the exons ATGATGTCGGGGCAGAGCATTACGGACAGGATAACTGCAGCTCAACACAGCGTTACCGGATCAGCCGTCTCCAAAACAGTATGCAAGGCAACAACGCACGAAATTATGGGTCccaaaaagaaacatttggACT ACCTGATCCACTGTACCAATGAGATGAATGTAAACATCCCTCAGCTGGCCGACTCCCTGTTTGAGAGGACCACCAACACCAGCTGGGTCGTCGTCTTCAAGTCCCtcatcaccacacaccacctcatggTCTACGGCaacgag CGCTTTGTCCAGTACCTGGCCTCAAGGAACACATTATTCAACCTCAGTAACTTCCTGGATAAAAGTGGATTACAAG GCTATGACATGTCCACCTTCATCAGGAGGTATAGCCGCTACCTGAATGAGAAGGCAGTGTCATACCGACAGGTGGCATTTGACTTCACTAAAGTAAAGCGAGG ggtggacGGTGTAATGAGGACGATGAACACAGAGAAGCTTCTTAAGACCATCCCCATCATCCAGAATCAGATGGACGCGCTGCTGGACTTCAac GTCAACGCTAACGAGCTCAGTAATGGGGTCATCAATGCAGGCTTCATGCTGCTGTTCAAAGACTCCATCAGGCTCTTCGCCGCCTATAACGAAGGCATCATCAACCTGCTGG AGAAATACTTTGACATGAAGAAAGTGCAGTGCAAAGAGGGCCTGGACATCTACAAGAAGTTCCTGACCAGGATGACCCGCATCTCGGAGTTCTTGAAGGTGGCCGAG caGGTGGGGATCGATCGAGGGGACATCCCAGACCTGTCCCAG TTCACGgtgtgt gcTCCCAGCAGTCTCCTGGAGGCTCTTGAGCAGCACCTGGCCTCGTTGGAGGGGAAGAAGGTGAAGGACTCCACAGCCGCCAGCAG ggCCAGCACCCTGTCCAACGCCGTGTCCTCTCTCGCCAACACCGGCATGTCCTTCACCAAAGTGGACGAGCGGGAGAAGCAGGCCGctctggaggaggagcaggcacGCCTCAAAGCCCTCAAG GAGCAGAGACTGAAGGAGCTGTCCAAGAGGCCGTCGTTtggcaccacagacacatctccCATCTCCACCACCGGGGGCAGCATCAGCACGGCTTCTGCCATGGACCTCTTCTCCACACCCAGCTGCTCAAACGG TGCCCTGAAGATGGAGAACGACCTGTTTGACCTTCAGACGACCTTCCACTCCACAGTGCAGCCGAGCACCTCTGTGGCTTCTGGATGGGGAG ACTCGTTCGGCTCCGCCTCCGCGCTCCAGCACCTCCCCAACCCGCCCCCCTTCCCGCAGGAGCCCTCTGCTGCAACTGGTCTCTTTAGAG GGTACTCCAtgccctccgcccccccccagACGGCGGCCCCTCTGCAGGTGGACTTTGAGTCGGTGTTCGGTTCCAACGCTGGCTCCAGCAGCCAAGACTCTGATG acCTCACCGGCGGAATCCTGAAACCCACCATGGCGTCCTCTGGCCAACTCCACATCCCCAATCTGCCAGACAGACTCGTGTCTGACGACCTGGACTCCTCCCTCGCCAACCTGGTCGGCA GTCTAGGGATTGGAAACGGCACCACAAAGAA tGATATCCACTGGACCCAGCCCGGAGAGAAGAAGCTGACCGGGGGAATGCACTGGCAACCCAAAGCTGCTCCCACGACCACATGGAACCCTGTTTCTATG CCTCCCTCTGTCATGGCCTTCCCTGCCACCACCCCCACTGGCATGATGGCCTATGGCAtg CCACCTCAGATGGGCTCTATGGGGATGATGACTCAGCCCACCATGATGTACTCCCAGCCCGTCATGAGGCCGTCCAACCCCTTTGGCTCCGTCTCCAGCGCACAG cccTCAGCTGCGTCTAGCCCCTCCAGTCAAAGCCCCCTCCGTGGGCCTGGACAGGACCCCTttgcacagctctctctcaaGGACTTCCTGTAG
- the picalmb gene encoding phosphatidylinositol binding clathrin assembly protein b isoform X7 — protein sequence MMSGQSITDRITAAQHSVTGSAVSKTVCKATTHEIMGPKKKHLDYLIHCTNEMNVNIPQLADSLFERTTNTSWVVVFKSLITTHHLMVYGNERFVQYLASRNTLFNLSNFLDKSGLQGYDMSTFIRRYSRYLNEKAVSYRQVAFDFTKVKRGVDGVMRTMNTEKLLKTIPIIQNQMDALLDFNVNANELSNGVINAGFMLLFKDSIRLFAAYNEGIINLLEKYFDMKKVQCKEGLDIYKKFLTRMTRISEFLKVAEQVGIDRGDIPDLSQFTVCAPSSLLEALEQHLASLEGKKVKDSTAASRASTLSNAVSSLANTGMSFTKVDEREKQAALEEEQARLKALKEQRLKELSKRPSFGTTDTSPISTTGGSISTASAMDLFSTPSCSNGALKMENDLFDLQTTFHSTVQPSTSVASGWGDQYNPFIDPSSSISTNYKRTVRIESLLSDSFGSASALQHLPNPPPFPQEPSAATGLFRGYSMPSAPPQTAAPLQVDFESVFGSNAGSSSQDSDDLTGGILKPTMASSGQLHIPNLPDRLVSDDLDSSLANLVGSLGIGNGTTKNDIHWTQPGEKKLTGGMHWQPKAAPTTTWNPVSMPPSVMAFPATTPTGMMAYGMPPQMGSMGMMTQPTMMYSQPVMRPSNPFGSVSSAQPSAASSPSSQSPLRGPGQDPFAQLSLKDFL from the exons ATGATGTCGGGGCAGAGCATTACGGACAGGATAACTGCAGCTCAACACAGCGTTACCGGATCAGCCGTCTCCAAAACAGTATGCAAGGCAACAACGCACGAAATTATGGGTCccaaaaagaaacatttggACT ACCTGATCCACTGTACCAATGAGATGAATGTAAACATCCCTCAGCTGGCCGACTCCCTGTTTGAGAGGACCACCAACACCAGCTGGGTCGTCGTCTTCAAGTCCCtcatcaccacacaccacctcatggTCTACGGCaacgag CGCTTTGTCCAGTACCTGGCCTCAAGGAACACATTATTCAACCTCAGTAACTTCCTGGATAAAAGTGGATTACAAG GCTATGACATGTCCACCTTCATCAGGAGGTATAGCCGCTACCTGAATGAGAAGGCAGTGTCATACCGACAGGTGGCATTTGACTTCACTAAAGTAAAGCGAGG ggtggacGGTGTAATGAGGACGATGAACACAGAGAAGCTTCTTAAGACCATCCCCATCATCCAGAATCAGATGGACGCGCTGCTGGACTTCAac GTCAACGCTAACGAGCTCAGTAATGGGGTCATCAATGCAGGCTTCATGCTGCTGTTCAAAGACTCCATCAGGCTCTTCGCCGCCTATAACGAAGGCATCATCAACCTGCTGG AGAAATACTTTGACATGAAGAAAGTGCAGTGCAAAGAGGGCCTGGACATCTACAAGAAGTTCCTGACCAGGATGACCCGCATCTCGGAGTTCTTGAAGGTGGCCGAG caGGTGGGGATCGATCGAGGGGACATCCCAGACCTGTCCCAG TTCACGgtgtgt gcTCCCAGCAGTCTCCTGGAGGCTCTTGAGCAGCACCTGGCCTCGTTGGAGGGGAAGAAGGTGAAGGACTCCACAGCCGCCAGCAG ggCCAGCACCCTGTCCAACGCCGTGTCCTCTCTCGCCAACACCGGCATGTCCTTCACCAAAGTGGACGAGCGGGAGAAGCAGGCCGctctggaggaggagcaggcacGCCTCAAAGCCCTCAAG GAGCAGAGACTGAAGGAGCTGTCCAAGAGGCCGTCGTTtggcaccacagacacatctccCATCTCCACCACCGGGGGCAGCATCAGCACGGCTTCTGCCATGGACCTCTTCTCCACACCCAGCTGCTCAAACGG TGCCCTGAAGATGGAGAACGACCTGTTTGACCTTCAGACGACCTTCCACTCCACAGTGCAGCCGAGCACCTCTGTGGCTTCTGGATGGGGAG ATCAATACAATCCCTTTATTGACCCAAGCTCATCTatttcaaccaattacaaacgCACAGTGCGGATAGAAAGCTTACTCTCAG ACTCGTTCGGCTCCGCCTCCGCGCTCCAGCACCTCCCCAACCCGCCCCCCTTCCCGCAGGAGCCCTCTGCTGCAACTGGTCTCTTTAGAG GGTACTCCAtgccctccgcccccccccagACGGCGGCCCCTCTGCAGGTGGACTTTGAGTCGGTGTTCGGTTCCAACGCTGGCTCCAGCAGCCAAGACTCTGATG acCTCACCGGCGGAATCCTGAAACCCACCATGGCGTCCTCTGGCCAACTCCACATCCCCAATCTGCCAGACAGACTCGTGTCTGACGACCTGGACTCCTCCCTCGCCAACCTGGTCGGCA GTCTAGGGATTGGAAACGGCACCACAAAGAA tGATATCCACTGGACCCAGCCCGGAGAGAAGAAGCTGACCGGGGGAATGCACTGGCAACCCAAAGCTGCTCCCACGACCACATGGAACCCTGTTTCTATG CCTCCCTCTGTCATGGCCTTCCCTGCCACCACCCCCACTGGCATGATGGCCTATGGCAtg CCACCTCAGATGGGCTCTATGGGGATGATGACTCAGCCCACCATGATGTACTCCCAGCCCGTCATGAGGCCGTCCAACCCCTTTGGCTCCGTCTCCAGCGCACAG cccTCAGCTGCGTCTAGCCCCTCCAGTCAAAGCCCCCTCCGTGGGCCTGGACAGGACCCCTttgcacagctctctctcaaGGACTTCCTGTAG